GATAAATTAGCTATAACACACTTAACTATTTCCAGAACATGAAATGAACACATATTGTTCCATTAGTTAATTTTATATCACCAAATTAAAGTCAGTTCAAAAGGAATATAATCTCATAAAGATCTCTCTTTGTTCAGTCTGTTGTGACTTATTTCAGGAGATACAACAAATATGGTTTCCTATGGGGTTAAATACTATTAGGGTGATAAAATGGTTTTAGTTTAGTATATTTTATGCATCACTATGAGTTATAGACCATAATggtaagaatttttttatcTGATATTTGCAGATGCAGTTTTGCACTCCTGTGTATCTTGCAAGCTGTTGGGATGCTTGATTGAGACCACCAAAAGCTCCACTATAAAACAGCAAACacaataaataaacaataaaacaacATCTGGAATGTAACCTTTTTTCCATAGCCCTTAGATAGTCCTGTCATGcttgctgggctggcagggctgcccaTTCCTTGGGATTTTGCTTGGAGGGGTCAGAAGCTGTGTCACTCCACTGAAACATGCCTGCCATTGGTATCTTAATGGCAGAATTACAGCAAGGTACATTTTCATGTTTGAAGCCATTCAAAACATTTAATAAATACACAGCAAGAGAGCAAGTCTGGCAGATTTTCTGATTCTGGGTACCTTTGGCAAGACACTGTGGAGTAAGTAGGTAAAATGGATTCATTGTCAACTGTGATGTTGAGTGGCTTTGCTCATCTAGGTTGAGGAGCTGAAGTCTTGAGAGGGAGTTTCATTACTTGACTAGATTTTTTATCACAAGATAAATTGGATTCCAGTACCTGTGTCCCATATAAAGTACATTTTTGATTGTGCTCTTCTGCAATTAAACAACTCATGGTTGGAAAGAGTCGATCCATTAGGATTCAGTAGGATTTCTCCTAATCcctgcattttgaaaaattgaGATATAGAGATAATTGCTAATTAATTCTTTAAGAATTGCATCTTCGAGCTAAGAAATGTAACTCTTAAGACCTAAATTATATCAGGTGCACATTATCTGCTAGTAAATTaaccttgcttttttttttccccttgcagttCTGAAGGATAAAATCTTAAATTGTCCTGGGCTTGAGCAGTAAAGGATAAATTCATTCTCTGGCTGACTTGTCATCTCGTCGTTGTGATGGAAAAATGTTCGCTTAAAATAAACCCTTTTTATGCCACTAAAACTGCCTTCAAATACAAGATCTGTtgtgatttttaaaacacaaacccaaTAATGTCAGAACCCGACCCTTCATCTGGATTTGTGGGAAACATGGAGAATGGGACTTTTCTGGAGCTGTATCCCACATCCCTTTCAACTTCAGTGGATTCATCGCCTGGCCGTTTATCCAACGTCTATGTCTATGTTTCTATATTCCTTAGTCTCTtagcttttctccttttgctaCTGATCATTGCACTTCAGAGGCtgaaaaacataatttcttcCAGTTCCTCCTACCCTGAGTACAATAGTGATGCTGGAAGTTCGTTCACTAATTTAGAGGTTTGCAGTATTTCTTCCCAGCGCTCTGCTCTCTCAAACCTTTCTtcatgaaaacaaatgaaaggaagCACACGAGGAATGGAAGAGCTTTGTCTGGTTTCTTGGGGAGGTAGTGCATGTAACATTTGCATTAGAAGACTATTATCAAgaggtgtttttaaaattttccttatttttttcccctctccttttctagctttcatttcctctttaactaattttaattttggacAATGGATAATGAATGATACCTGATAATCACTTCTTGCCTGTAATAGTGATGCTGTCTCTTTCTCACGCATAGACGGTGTTCATTAAGAGTGTTCCTGCCAAATAGTAATACACTTCTAACTGGATGtgtcatttttctgctttaattgTGACCCCTTCCCTGGTCTTGTGTCAGCAATATGctgactgtttttcttttccttttttaattatataaGGACTTCTGGATGAAATCCCTATTGCAAAAGTACAAAAAAACTGCTTAAATACTGGGACAATTTAAAGTTGTTGatattgtttcctttttttctttttagttttcacatatttttcagtgtttattgATGTTTATAAAACACAACTAATTCTTGAAGAAtgttgcttttgtttatttgtacTTCCAACTCGTTCCGTATAAAgtctgtatttcagtttttgaGTCTCTTTGGTTAACTTAGTAAAGCGACTACAATAACAATGCTCACAGCTGAATGTGTGGAGGTATTTTTGGACCCCGTTGCATCTTATTATCTTATTTGCCTAATAACATGTTCCTCCAGGGGGCAGCTTTTGCTGCTGAACCATAAATACCACACAATTCCTTTTCATTCTTCACCAATACTGCAGCTTATTCTTACTGGATACCAGGACAAAGTAGGGGTTTCTTGTAAAAGACCTGAATTTAACAAATACAAGTAGCAAGTGAGGAGCTCCCTAAACTGTCCTTTAAGGATATGATGTTTGTACTCAcgtgagcagggccagcagggacagaaattgCTTAAACTGATGAGGACTTTCTGGGCCAGCCTTTGTCCTGTGATTTCAGAAATGTGCAGTGGGTGGAAGGGGGCACACATGGCTCTGCACAAAGGCCAGGAAGACCTGAGCTCTGACCTGCAGGAAGTGCAAGGTGCACCTGCAGAGGGTAGCAAGGGATGGGCAGGATAAATGGCAGTGGCTCTGCCACTTTTCCCCATCAGAATAAGGGAAGGCCAGCGAGAGGGGAAGAGAAATGGATTCACTACCTCATTCCTCTTTGTCATGTCATTTTCTGGGTTATCATTTCCCCTGCTCAAAGTGTAACCTGTCACTCTATTTCTGCAGTAAAATGATGAGCAGATTTGTGAACTGGATCCTGTGGTCAGCTGGGCTTTAAATCAAGCCAAACATTCAAATTTATGATTTGAAGTGCCAAGTGTGACTAGAACTGCAGCCCCAGACTGGTACAATGCCTTGTTGTCCTTACTGCActgtgtgagcacagctctgtcctgccaCCCAATCCCATGCAAATTTTGTTCTCATGGCTGGATCCAAGTCACTGGAAAGACCTAAGAAAGGTATGGCATTGTCACTGACATAACACAGGTGTAATTCTGGGAGATGGGATAATCTcagtgggagcagctgccctccCCTCACATGGCACCACTGCCCAGCAGGCCGAGGGGTTAGGGAACACTTCCCAAACACATTTATACCTCTTGTCAAGCTGTCCATGCATTTGTAAACAAGACAGACTCTACCATTCACTACACAggctttaaaatacaaatttggAAAGTCTGGTGTAAATATAATCATTAGAAATGCAGCTGTTCTTCCCAAACAATACAGATGACGCTGGAGTTGgtgttttcagattttaaaagtaGACATGCAGTATGGTAAGTGGTAATGACTTATGGTGGTGATTAGTTCCTTACAGAGGCCAAAGAACTTGCTGACTAATAAAGGATGTAAACCTGCAGATTCCCTGAGCCAAACTGGTTTGATGGATATATTTACAGATTGGAATATTCTATTCATCTAGACAAAAGTTTCTTGTATGTCACTTTTCACTGTATTTGACAACTGGCCTTGAAAAAAGAGGTAGCTGTTTAAAAGGGATCAGAAAACATTACTTCTCTTCTGAAAGCTCTTTGAAATCCCAAATCTGTTACAGATGTATTTGTATGTTCACTGGCAGATAGAAATAAATAAGCTGTAAATCAAGACAGAGCAACTGTTTGACTATCTTCCCTTACTGACAAAGCTGTAAATTTGTTGCTTCCTTTGCTGCAAATGGAGGAATTTAATCAAAACCAGAGATGAGACCACAGGTCAAGATGGGTGTTTGTTCCCAGCAGTGTGTTTATACTTGCAGATATAGAgacatttaatattaaaatagaaactgttgAAACCCCATCGGCTGTGTTCAGAGCTGTTGTCAAACTTCACCAAACAGAAAGCATTTTTCCAACTGCAGAAAATAGCTACGATAACTGAAACCACACATTTGATTTTGCTTTGTAGTTTACTAGATGCTCTTAACTTCTTTTCCACTCTGCAGTGACATACAGGACTGTATAGTCATCACGATTTCAGCTGAGTTGCACCTGTTCTCTTCAGGACAGATTTGAATAGAAACAAGTAGGTTCCAACAGAATAGCATCAGGAGAAGCCACAGGCAAAAAGCACAATGGCATTTTTGGGGATTGTTAAGCACCAgttcttcaagaaaaaaagaaaagaggaagaagaaaagaaatccacCTGAGAATCTGAGCCTAAGTTAACCTgagaacactggaacaggcttcctagGGAGGTGGTGGATATCCCAAACCTGTAAGTGTTTAAAAAGCACTTGGACAATGCTGTTATCAATATGCTTTAGATTTTGGTCAGCCCCAGAGTGGTCAGACAGTTATACTAGATGATCACTGTAGATACCTTCCAGCTGAAAATATTCTACTACTCTATTCCAACTAGAGTTACAGGGATATTTtttgctgtgtccagttctgggttcccagaagaagagagagagatgtGGAGATATTgcactgagcccagctcagggctgttgAGATGATTAAGAGATTGGAGCATCTCTCacatgaggagaggctgagagagctgggaccGTTTAGTCTATAGAAGGCTCTGAAGGATCTAATCAATGTATATAAATACCTtatggaaagaaggaagaagaggtaGCCGGGGCCTTCCCAGTGGCGCCCACAACAGAAGAAGAGGCCAAACTGAAACACATGAAATTCCACAAGAAAACAGATTATTAAGGGGGTAGTCaaacactggcacagattgtccagagaggctgtggtgCTTTCGTGTGTTGACCTCCTTGCAGCTGACCCTGCTTTGGGCAAGATGACTGGATCCAGCAATCCTCAGGCAGCCCCCTTCATGTCAGTGCAAAAACTCAGAGGCTTCTGGCTTGCTGCCTCCTCCGGATGTTTTTTCTCATCCCTGGAGCTGAGTAAGCAGTATCTTTACTGGGAGGTAATTATTTCAATAATTTGTTGCTGAAGAGCTACTcagctccccctcctccctgcagccaaaTACTTTTCCAGCTTCTCCACTGCCTTTTTGTGGTGTGGGCTCACATTTCACAGTCAGCTTTTTCCTTGAGCTGTTTTCAGTTGTTACTGAGCCCTCTAACTCAAACACTGCCATTAACTTTGTTATGATATGACTCCAAGACTGCACAGTATCAGGTAGTTGCAAAGTATACCTGTAAATCTAtagaaaaagaatataaacaaaacaAGGATGAGGAAAGAACTGAAGGAGTTtctggaaaatgcaaaaaaattattttgctttagtTCACCAAATATGGTCCATTCAAGCATATTTAATCAGAATACCTGAAATATATAGCAGCCTCTACATCTGAGACTCTCTTGCACTGTTTGTCACCTTAGCCCTACTGTCAAGTTAACCCATTATATTTAATGGGTTAAGATTACCACATATAAGATTACCACATTATTCCCATCCTGAAACACTGTCATGCTTTTCACTTAGAAACTCTTCAGCTCCGTGGAGAGTTTATtccactgaaattattttcagtgttcAGCCCTTCTCTGCCAGCTCACCTGAAAGGTTTGTCGCTGTAAGCTGAAAGTCTTGTCTGGATTTCCAACAAAAGTCTTTTACCCTGGGAGCAAGCGTTACTTCTCTTCTGTGCAGCTGGTTTGCCTTCCCCTCACTGTCTGACCCATGATACTCCAGCAAGGCTGAATCCCCAAGGAACATCATGTCCCACTGTACTTGAGATTTTTCCCTTCACCgtttattattttttggtgAGAGCCCTAGCAAGGGGTGGGAAGATTATTTACAAGCTCCATGTACCTCCTATTCTTCTTGCTAGTCCTGTTTGTACTGCATCTGCTCCAGCTGTCCAAGGAGACCTGGAGAGTTCCAGCCcggctgctcctggctcagTGACCTTTCCGCATCCCCGGCCCTCCGCAGGCTCCCAAAGACAAGGGCCCCGCTCTGTGGCTGCAGCGGACAATTACATGCCCCGAATGCAGGGCGCAAAAGTAGCCTGAaggagcctttttttttttctctctccaagaAAAGATGGGTTGCTTGCCTGGAGCATTCCTCAAGCTGCTTTACACCTCAGCGCTGCTCAGTTTGATGTGCCAGCGGAACATGGCCCTGTGCTCGCACCACTGCTCCACAAAGCTCCTGGCTCGCTCACAAT
The nucleotide sequence above comes from Molothrus aeneus isolate 106 chromosome 2, BPBGC_Maene_1.0, whole genome shotgun sequence. Encoded proteins:
- the SERTM1 gene encoding serine-rich and transmembrane domain-containing protein 1, with the protein product MSEPDPSSGFVGNMENGTFLELYPTSLSTSVDSSPGRLSNVYVYVSIFLSLLAFLLLLLIIALQRLKNIISSSSSYPEYNSDAGSSFTNLEVCSISSQRSALSNLSS